A genomic segment from Spinacia oleracea cultivar Varoflay chromosome 3, BTI_SOV_V1, whole genome shotgun sequence encodes:
- the LOC130470145 gene encoding uncharacterized protein: MNTTEKLEEGYSTQRPPMFSGKYYSYWRNRMEIFIKAENYQVWRVIEVGDFQVTKLTTSGETVPKPITEFDKADYEKLELNAMAVKILHCGLGPNGHNRVMGCKNAKQIWDLLQVTHEGTNEVKRSKIDLLMHQYELFSMKTSESIQDMITRFTNIINELNSLGKIITPEEQVRKVLRSLPRDPWMAKVTALQETKDFTKFNLEQLAGSLLTHELQLNARTSENPRNKALALKTENDENSEEDEETALFSRRFRRMFRNYKEGDHRGKPNRKFSKTDSGCHKCGNLEHRIRDCPLWEQEKGKGKETPKERFRDNRNSFSKTDVRKAMIAAWGDSSSDEEQEQPNEEIAHLCLVADHEEDGSDSESEKFQASLFQIKSKLDSMSKLELFDLLSCLTCDYEDLLKEKLESKKGHKSTIKKLTEELEWTKITNIDIDNRFFSLFDQNLQIKETYEALRNENSWLKQELIDLEISKTKTLYKKELEKTQLDLVKVHQEKTYLEGELAKKTRHRIGGTPKWIEEARTKRTEGLGFNHKKRHHRKTRVDLYSDIVCTFCGLIGHYRVSCPKNQRGLEKNMDLVKTKWVKKSDLIPSKEPKLCWVPKNSN; encoded by the coding sequence ATGAATACTACGGAGAAACTGGAAGAGGGGTACTCTACCCAAAGACCACCCATGTTTAGTGGAAAGTACTACTCCTACTGGAGGAATAGGATGGAAATTTTCATCAAGGCTGAAAACTACCAAGTTTGGAGAGTTATTGAAGTAGGAGACTTCCAAGTCACCAAACTGACCACCTCTGGAGAAACTGTTCCTAAACCTATAACAGAATTTGACAAAGCAGACTACGAGAAACTTGAGCTTAATGCCATGGCTGTAAAGATCCTTCACTGTGGGCTTGGTCCAAACGGGCATAATCGAGTAATGGGTTGCAAAAATGCAAAACAAATTTGGGATCTGCTCCAAGTTACCCATGAAGGAACAAACGAAGTCAAAAGATCAAAAATTGATCTCCTGATGCACCAATATGAATTATTCTCAATGAAGACTTCTGAATCAATTCAGGACATGATAACTCGATTCacaaatatcatcaatgaactgAATTCTCTGGGAAAAATCATAACTCCTGAGGAACAAGTAAGAAAGGTACTAAGAAGTCTTCCTCGAGATCCTTGGATGGCCAAGGTTACTGCCCTACAGGAAACTAAGGACTTTACAAAGTTCAACCTGGAACAACTGGCTGGATCTCTCTTAACCCATGAGCTACAACTAAATGCTAGAACCTCTGAGAACCCTAGAAACAAAGCACTGGCtctaaaaactgaaaatgatGAAAACTCAGAGGAAGATGAGGAAACGGCTCTATTTTCCAGAAGGTTCAGAAGGATGTTTAGGAACTACAAAGAGGGAGATCATCGAGGCAAACCAAATAGGAAATTCTCCAAAACTGACAGTGGATGTCACAAGTGTGGGAACTTGGAACACCGTATTAGGGACTGTCCACTATGGGaacaagaaaaaggaaaaggaaaagaaactcCCAAAGAAAGATTCCGAGACAACAGAAACTCCTTTTCAAAGACGGACGTGAGGAAAGCTATGATTGCTGCATGGGGTGACTCTTCCTCAGATGAAGAACAGGAACAACCCAATGAGGAAATTGCTCACCTGTGCCTTGTAGCTGATCATGAAGAAGATGGTTCAGATTCTGAGTCAGAAAAATTCCAGGCAAGTCTTTTTCAAATTAAAAGTAAACTTGACTCTATGTCTAAACTAGAACTATTTGACTTACTTTCTTGTCTCACATGCGATTATGAGGATCTCTTAAAAGAAAAACTAGAATCTAAAAAAGGACATAAGTCTACCATTAAAAAACTCACTGAAGAATTAGAATGGACAAAAATCACCAACATAGATATTGACAACCGTTTCTTCAGCCTGTTTGATCAGAACCTTCAAATAAAAGAAACCTATGAGGCTTTGCGAAACGAGAATTCCTGGCTAAAACAAGAACTGATTGATCTAGAAATTTCCAAGACTAAAACTCTCTATAAAAAGGAGCTAGAAAAAACTCAACTAGATTTAGTCAAGGTCCACCAAGAAAAAACCTACCTAGAGGGAGAATTAGCTAAAAAGACCAGACACAGAATAGGAGGAACACCAAAATGGATAGAGGAAGCTAGAACCAAACGCACCGAAGGTTTAGGTTTCAACCACAAAAAACGTCACCATAGAAAAACCAGAGTAGATCTTTACAGTGATATTGTTTGCACCTTTTGTGGTCTAATTGGTCATTATAGAGTCTCATGTCCTAAAAACCAAAGGGGCTTGGAAAAGAATATGGATCTCGTCAAGACTAaatgggtaaagaaaagcgATTTGATTCCAAGCAAGGAACCCAAGCTATGTTGGGTTCCTAAAAACTCTAACTAA